The proteins below come from a single Streptomyces spongiicola genomic window:
- the pstB gene encoding phosphate ABC transporter ATP-binding protein PstB yields the protein MNPPPGHGPGGTPPPRPVHLAAPPPSETVFEVGGLSVFYGDHEAVRDVNMNIGARQITAMIGPSGCGKSTVLRCFNRMNDLLPDARVVGKVRYHNEDLYGREVDPIEVRRRIGMVFQKPNPFPKSVYDNIAYGPRIGGFRGDLDDLVEETLTHAALWDEVKDKLRTPALALSGGQQQRLCIARTIAVEPEVILMDEPCSSLDPIATAKIEDLMERLARQFTIVVVTHNMQQAARVSERTAFFGSEVDRDGVRHGRLIEFDETGMLFSNPSDQRTEDYISGRFG from the coding sequence ATGAACCCCCCTCCCGGTCACGGACCCGGCGGCACCCCTCCGCCGCGGCCGGTCCACCTCGCCGCCCCACCGCCGTCCGAGACGGTCTTCGAGGTCGGCGGCCTGTCCGTGTTCTACGGCGACCACGAGGCCGTGCGCGACGTCAACATGAACATCGGGGCCCGCCAGATCACGGCGATGATCGGCCCCTCGGGCTGCGGCAAGTCCACCGTGCTGCGCTGCTTCAACCGGATGAACGACCTGCTGCCGGACGCCCGCGTGGTCGGCAAGGTCCGCTACCACAACGAGGACCTCTACGGCCGGGAGGTCGACCCCATCGAAGTACGCCGCCGCATCGGCATGGTCTTCCAGAAACCGAACCCGTTCCCCAAGTCCGTCTACGACAACATCGCCTACGGCCCCCGGATCGGCGGCTTCAGGGGAGACCTGGACGACCTCGTCGAGGAGACCCTGACCCACGCGGCACTGTGGGACGAGGTCAAGGACAAGCTCAGGACCCCGGCGCTGGCCCTGTCGGGCGGGCAGCAGCAGCGGCTGTGCATCGCCCGGACCATCGCCGTCGAGCCGGAGGTGATCCTGATGGACGAGCCGTGCTCCTCCCTGGACCCGATCGCCACGGCGAAGATCGAGGACCTCATGGAGCGCCTGGCCCGGCAGTTCACCATCGTCGTCGTCACCCACAACATGCAGCAGGCCGCCCGGGTCTCGGAGCGGACCGCGTTCTTCGGCTCGGAGGTCGACCGGGACGGGGTGCGCCACGGCCGGCTGATCGAGTTCGACGAGACGGGCATGCTCTTCAGCAACCCGTCCGACCAGCGCACGGAGGACTACATCTCCGGCCGCTTCGGCTGA
- the pstA gene encoding phosphate ABC transporter permease PstA has protein sequence MIPTAATSDPPEVTRLRGRGTPLRERFFRLGLRASLAVGVLFLVGLLTYVVVEGWPRLNSKLWTNFPDVIDPSNAGAQSAITGTVWVVSCTALYCLPTGVLTAIYLEEYADRDRWWNRAIEINIQNLAAVPSIVYGILGLGVISRGLGFGQTVLTASLTLSLLVLPIVIISSREAIRAVPQSVRQASLSLGATQWQTVRRQVLPAAVPGMATGSILALSRAIGEAAPLLLLGGLTFITFNPTGVQSQFTVLPIQIFNWISQSRAEFTALASAAIVVLLVILLVMNSLAIWLRNHFTHRW, from the coding sequence GTGATCCCCACCGCGGCCACCTCCGACCCGCCGGAGGTCACCCGCCTCAGGGGGCGGGGCACACCGCTGCGCGAGCGGTTCTTCCGGCTCGGCCTGCGGGCCTCGCTGGCCGTCGGAGTGCTCTTCCTGGTGGGCCTGCTCACCTATGTGGTGGTCGAGGGCTGGCCCCGGCTGAACTCGAAGTTGTGGACCAACTTCCCGGACGTCATCGACCCGTCGAACGCCGGCGCCCAGTCGGCGATCACGGGCACGGTCTGGGTCGTCTCCTGCACCGCCCTGTACTGCCTGCCGACCGGTGTGCTCACCGCGATCTACCTGGAGGAGTACGCCGACCGCGACCGGTGGTGGAACCGGGCGATCGAGATCAACATCCAGAACCTGGCGGCCGTCCCCTCCATCGTCTACGGCATCCTCGGCCTCGGCGTGATCTCCCGCGGACTGGGCTTCGGCCAGACCGTGCTCACCGCCTCGCTCACGCTGTCCCTGCTGGTACTGCCCATCGTGATCATCTCCTCCAGGGAGGCGATCCGGGCGGTCCCCCAGTCCGTCCGCCAGGCCTCGCTCTCGCTGGGCGCCACCCAGTGGCAGACCGTCCGGCGCCAGGTGCTGCCCGCCGCCGTGCCCGGCATGGCGACCGGCTCCATCCTCGCCCTGTCCCGCGCCATCGGGGAGGCCGCGCCGCTGCTGCTGCTCGGCGGGCTGACCTTCATCACCTTCAACCCGACCGGTGTGCAGAGCCAGTTCACGGTACTGCCGATCCAGATCTTCAACTGGATCAGCCAGTCCCGCGCCGAGTTCACCGCGCTCGCCTCCGCCGCCATCGTCGTCCTGCTGGTGATCCTGCTGGTGATGAACTCGCTGGCGATCTGGCTGCGCAACCACTTCACCCACCGCTGGTGA
- the pstC gene encoding phosphate ABC transporter permease subunit PstC, whose protein sequence is MTARARRRRAAPGSPGFLKRSQSRWAERAVGVLLVAAALVSVLTTIGIVVALIPPVVEFFGKVGFGRFITGTDWSPLFEPPRFGVLPLVTATLVVTVIALFVAVPLGLGAAVYLSEYAGHRVRGSLKPVLEVLAGIPTVVYGFFALRAITPFLQRNWPGGDPPEVFNALSAGFVMGIMIIPTIASLAEDAMAAVPRSLRDGACALGSSRMQVSTRVVFPAALSGIVAAVVLGVSRAIGETMIVAIAAGGRPNLTFNPLEGMQTMTAFIAAAGIGDLPTGSTGYQTIFAVGLLLFAITLVMNLISIRLVRRYREVYE, encoded by the coding sequence ATGACGGCTCGGGCACGGCGCCGCCGGGCCGCTCCCGGCAGCCCCGGCTTCCTGAAGCGCTCGCAGTCGCGCTGGGCCGAGCGGGCGGTCGGGGTCCTGCTCGTGGCGGCCGCACTCGTCTCGGTACTGACCACGATCGGTATCGTCGTCGCTCTGATCCCGCCGGTCGTGGAGTTCTTCGGCAAGGTGGGCTTCGGGAGGTTCATCACCGGGACCGACTGGTCCCCGCTTTTCGAACCCCCGCGGTTCGGCGTCCTGCCGCTGGTGACGGCCACGCTGGTGGTCACGGTCATCGCCCTGTTCGTGGCCGTCCCGCTCGGCCTCGGCGCGGCCGTGTACCTCAGCGAGTACGCCGGTCACCGGGTCCGCGGCAGCCTCAAGCCCGTGCTGGAGGTCCTCGCCGGCATCCCGACCGTGGTCTACGGCTTCTTCGCGCTGAGGGCCATCACCCCGTTCCTCCAGCGGAACTGGCCGGGCGGCGATCCGCCGGAGGTGTTCAACGCCCTCTCGGCAGGCTTCGTCATGGGCATCATGATCATTCCGACCATCGCCTCGCTCGCCGAGGACGCCATGGCCGCCGTGCCCCGCTCGCTGCGCGACGGAGCCTGCGCGCTGGGCTCCTCACGCATGCAGGTCTCCACCAGGGTCGTGTTCCCGGCGGCCCTCTCCGGCATCGTCGCCGCCGTCGTCCTCGGCGTCTCCCGAGCGATCGGGGAGACGATGATCGTGGCCATCGCGGCAGGCGGCCGCCCCAACCTCACCTTCAACCCGCTCGAGGGCATGCAGACGATGACCGCGTTCATCGCCGCCGCCGGTATCGGCGACCTGCCCACCGGCTCCACGGGCTACCAGACGATCTTCGCCGTCGGCCTGCTGCTCTTCGCCATCACCCTGGTGATGAACCTGATCAGCATCCGCCTGGTGCGCCGCTACCGGGAGGTGTACGAGTGA
- a CDS encoding PstS family phosphate ABC transporter substrate-binding protein, translated as MDTPRSPRRAAARALLAAALLAAPVVAAAGACGGADAGSGGDGLSGTVRVDGSSTVAPLSTAAAQLFQQRNPGVRITVGTSGTGGGFEKFCNGETDIADASRRITAEERAHCAEKGVAYEELRIANDGLSVVVSGENDFADCLTVGQLHRIWEPGSRIGNWNQVDAAFPDVELELFGPGTDSGTFDYFTHAVNGGEGRSRTDYSPSEDDNVTVQGVSGSKGGMGYFGLSYYEENKDKLKVLKIDGGNGCVEPTRTTVQNGTYQPLSRPLLIYPSAAALDRREVEAFVEAYVDNSADIARAAQFVPLSPGQEAELRRDLTRLREEHTP; from the coding sequence GTGGACACCCCCCGTTCCCCGCGCCGGGCCGCGGCACGCGCCCTCCTGGCCGCAGCCCTCCTGGCCGCGCCCGTCGTGGCGGCGGCGGGCGCCTGCGGCGGCGCCGACGCCGGCTCCGGAGGCGACGGGCTCTCCGGCACGGTCAGGGTGGACGGCTCCAGCACGGTGGCCCCGCTCTCCACGGCGGCCGCCCAGCTCTTCCAGCAGCGCAACCCCGGCGTGCGGATCACCGTCGGCACCTCCGGCACCGGAGGCGGCTTCGAGAAGTTCTGCAACGGCGAGACCGACATCGCCGACGCCTCGCGGAGGATCACCGCCGAGGAACGGGCCCACTGCGCGGAGAAGGGCGTGGCATACGAGGAGCTGCGGATCGCCAATGACGGACTGTCCGTCGTGGTGAGCGGGGAGAACGACTTCGCCGACTGCCTCACCGTCGGGCAGTTGCACCGGATCTGGGAGCCCGGCTCCCGGATCGGCAACTGGAACCAGGTCGACGCGGCCTTCCCCGACGTCGAACTGGAGCTGTTCGGCCCCGGCACCGACTCCGGCACCTTCGACTACTTCACCCACGCCGTCAACGGCGGGGAAGGCCGCTCCCGGACCGACTACTCCCCGAGCGAGGACGACAACGTCACCGTGCAGGGCGTCTCCGGCTCCAAGGGTGGCATGGGCTATTTCGGCCTGTCGTACTACGAGGAGAACAAGGACAAGCTGAAGGTCCTGAAGATCGACGGCGGGAACGGCTGCGTCGAGCCCACCCGGACCACCGTCCAGAACGGCACCTACCAACCCCTGTCGCGCCCCCTCCTCATCTATCCCAGCGCCGCCGCCCTCGACCGCAGGGAGGTCGAGGCGTTCGTCGAGGCCTACGTCGACAACAGCGCGGACATCGCCAGGGCCGCCCAGTTCGTCCCGCTCAGCCCGGGCCAGGAGGCGGAGCTGCGGCGGGATCTGACGAGACTGCGCGAGGAGCACACACCATGA